AAACTCCGGATTTCGGCCTTTCTGGAAATGATTAAATCTTCATCATGAGGTAATCGACATGTACACGGTTGGAATAGATGTGGGGTCATCGTCCTGCAAAGCAGTCTTGTGGGGAAATGACCGATGCGAGTATGTGATTATTCCTACTGGCTGGAGCCCCAAGCAGGCTGGCCGTGAAGCCTATCAAAAGCTGTTGTCCCAGGCCGGGGTTGTACCGAACGAGGTGAAGTATCGTGTGGCGACCGGTTACGGGCGGATATCCTTGGACTTTATTGATGAAGCCGTCACGGAAATCACCTGTCACGCTCAAGGGGCCAAATACCTGTTCCCACTAGCCGAGTTGATTATTGATATTGGGGGACAAGATAGCAAGGTTATTGTCCTAAACTCCAGGGGCGGAGTAGTTGACTTTGCCATGAATGACAAATGCTCGGCGGGAACAGGCAAGTTTCTTGAAATTATGGCCAATGCGCTGGGCATCGACCCGGCGGAAATTGGGGCAACTGTGACGGTACAAGATCCCATCACCATCAGCAGTATGTGTACTGTTTTTGCCGAGACGGAG
The genomic region above belongs to Bacillota bacterium and contains:
- a CDS encoding 2-hydroxyglutaryl-CoA dehydratase translates to MYTVGIDVGSSSCKAVLWGNDRCEYVIIPTGWSPKQAGREAYQKLLSQAGVVPNEVKYRVATGYGRISLDFIDEAVTEITCHAQGAKYLFPLAELIIDIGGQDSKVIVLNSRGGVVDFAMNDKCSAGTGKFLEIMANALGIDPAEIGATVTVQDPITISSMCTVFAETEVIGLLAEGIDKRRIIAGIHAAVAQRVANMANRLGDFQVVVFTGGVAKNTGVKKKLSQLLGAELLVPAEPQIVGALGAALIGWKKLIGGGLLWG